In Microbacterium terrisoli, the genomic stretch GGAACGCCTCGACGCCCTCGCCGAAATGATCGACCATGACCTCTTGCAGCCGGGCCGTGTAGGCGTCTTCGCCGTATGCGATCTGGTGGCCGTTGTTGGCCTGGGCGATCGCCTCGAGGATCTCAGGATGGATGCCGGAATAGTTATCGGATGCGAAGCCGCGGACGTTCGGGTCATGCAGAGGGGTCACGGGTGTCCATTCTCGTTCATACTGGCGTGGTCGCATCACGCCGTCAGGTCGATGACCGTGCGGTTGACGTCGGCGGGGTCGGCGTCCCACAGGGCGACGAACCGGTCGGCCAGGGTCTGCTCCAACCCTGACAGCGACTTCACGCGGAAGATGACGGATGCCGCCGCCAGCGGGCGCTCGCCGTCACGGGCGTTCTTGGCGAAGCCGTGGCCGGCCGCGCGCATCCAGGCCTCGCCGGCGGCCTTGACCGCCGCATAGTTCGCGCCGCCGGCCAGGGGGTTCGTGACCGAGACCGAGGAGACGAAGGCCAGGCGCGCGGCATCCGACGCATTGAGGTCGTCATCGAACACACGGGTCACGTGTCGCAGTGCGGTCAGCGACTGTTCGAGGAAGCGGTAGTCGTCGTCGGTCTGACCGGCAAGGCCCCCGCCGCCGCGCCAGCCGCCGACCAGATGCAGCAGGCCGTCGACGTGGATGTCGGCCGTGTGCAGTCGCTCGGCGAGGCTGTGCACGGAGTCCTCGTCGGCGAGGTCGCAGGCCTCGACCATCCAGGGGTCGTCGGCGCCGGCCGCGGTGCCGGCGCGCAGTGTCTCGGCGAGCTGCTCGAGCTTGCCGGGATCGTGGCCGACGGCCACCACGTTGGCTCCGACATCCAGCAGTGTCTGCGCCGCAACGTGGCCGCTCGCACTCGTCGCGCCCGCGATCAGCACCGTCCGTCCGGTCAGGTCTGTCATGTCAGGTGCTCCTTCGCGGTGGGCCGCGGCATCCATCGCTCACGAGCCCGAAGGGGTCGGCGAGGGATCCACAACATAGGGATTCGACGAGCGCACATCGCATTGACGTCAAAGCGGTGTGCGCTTGTCGAAATCATATGATCTTGACGCGAGGAGTGCGGTCAGGCGTCCGTCGCGCGGATGCCCGAGGTCGACTCGATCACGGCGCGCATCTTCTTCTCGAGCGCCTCGTAGAACATCGACAGCGGGAACTCGTCGTCCAGCACCTGGTCGGTGTAGCCGCGGGTGGGGCCGGCCAGCACCTCGTCGGACAGTCCGCGCGCCCACACCGAGGCGGGGTTCGGGGTCAGCACCGAGCTGACCAGCTCGTACGCGGCGAGCCAGTGCGCGGTCTTGGGTCGGTCGATCGAGCGCCAGTACAGTTCGTCGATCGCATCCCCGAGCGCCACGACGGCGGCGGGGACGTCGGCCCAGTCGAACGCGAGCGCGGTGTCGGTCCAGTGCAGCACCTTGTGCTGGTGCAGCCACGCGAACAGCAACTGGCCGCCCAGCCCGTCGTAGTTGCGCACGCGGGAGCCGGTGATCGCGAACCGGAAGATCCGGTCGAAGATCACGGCGTACTGCACGAGCTTGGCGTGCGCGAGGATCTGCTTCTCGACATCGCTGAGCTCGGCCGGCGACGACTCGAGTCTCTTCTGGATCGCGACCGACTCGCGGAACGCGGTCATGTCGCAGCGCATCTCTTCGAGCGAGTACAAGAAGAACGGCATCCGCTGCTTGATCATGAACGGGTCGAACGGCAGGTCGCCGCGCATGTGCGTGCGGTCGTGGATCATGTCCCACATCACGAAGGTCTCTTCGGCCAGTTTCTGGTCGTCGAGCATCTCGACGGCGTCGGCGGGCAGGTCGAGCTTGGTGATCTCCGCTGCCGCGCGCACGACGCGGCGGTAGCGGGCCGCCTCGCGGTCCTGGAAGATCGCGCCCCACGTGAACGAGGGGATCTCGCGCATCGCGACCGTCTCGGGGAAGAGCACCGCCGAGTTCGTGTCGTAACCGGGCGTGAAATCGATCAGGCGCAGTGAGACGAACAGTTTGTTGCCGTAGTCGCCGGCTTCGAGCGCCGCGACGAACTCGGGCCAGATGACCTCGACGATCAGCGCCTCGACGTGCCGGTTGCTCGACCCGTTCTGCGTGTACATCGGAAAGACGACCAGGTGTCGCAGGCCGTCGACGCGGTGCTGCTCGGGGTGGAAGGCGACCAGCGAGTCGAGGAAGTCCGGCTCGCCGAACCCGTCGTCGGCCCAGCGGCGGAAGTCCGCGATGGATGCCGCGAGGTAGGCCTCATCGTGCGGGAAGCGCGGTGCGAGCTCGGCGATCGACGCTGTGATCGTGGAGACCAGTTCTGCGGCGCGCGCCTTCTCGTCGGGCACCGAGCCGTCTTTGATCTGGATGGCCTGCAGAGCGGTCGCGGCATCCTTCAGCGCCAGCCAGGCGGCGCTGTCTTCGACGCCGCGGGCGTCTTCGAGGACCTCGGGTTCGCCGACGACGGTCTTCTGCGTACGCTCTGCGTGGACCTGACTCATGGACATGGGAACCTCCGATCCGTGTGGTGCGTGCCATAAAACCGGCACTAGCCGTAAAATTTACGGCAAGGCAACGTTACTACCGGTAATCTTACGCTTATGTCCGATGTGATCTCTCCCGCCGACGCGCGCTTGGATGCGGCCGACACCCGGATCCTGGCCGAGCTGTCGCGCGACGCGCGTGCCACGCTGACGCACGTCGCCGACCGGGTCGGACTGTCGGTGTCGAGCGTGCAGGCGCGGCTGCGCCGGCTCGAGGCGCGCGGAGTGGTCACCGGTTACCGGCCGGTGCTGGATGCCGAAGCCGTCGGCCGTCCGCTGTCGGCGTTCATCGAGATCACTCCGCTGGATCCCGCCCAGCCCGACAACGCCCCCGAGCTGCTCGAGCATCTGGACGAGATCGAGGCGTGCCATTCGATCGCGGGCGATGCCGCATACATGCTGTTCGTGCGCGTCGCCTCGCCGCGCGAACTGGAGCGGCTGATCCGCGACATCCGGCTCGCGGCGAACGTGCGCACCCGCACCACGATCGTGCTGCAGACCTTCTACGAACAGCGCCCGATCGTCTCCGTCGGCTGAGCCGACCCGCCCGCGCGCCCCGAAACTGCGGCAATATGGCAAGCAGGGTCTCGCAAGGGTGGCTTGCGACCGCGATTGTGCCAGGAGGCGATATCGATGGTGAACAGCTTCGGGTCGAAAGACACTCTGACCGTCGGCGACAAGCAGTACGAGTTCTACCGGCTCGACAGCATCCCGAACTCAGCGCGACTGCCGTACAGCCTGAAGATCCTGCTCGAGAACCTGCTGCGCAACGAGGACGGCCACGCGGTCACCGCCGACCAGATCCGTGCGCTGGCCGGCTGGAACGCGAAGGATGTCGGGCACAGCGAAGTGCAGTTCAGCCCCGCCCGCGTGCTGCTGCAGGACTTCACCGGGGTGCCCGGAGTCGTCGACCTCGTCGCCATGCGCGACGCGATGAGCGACCTGGGCGGCGACCCGCAGCAGGTGAACCCGCTGATTCCGGTCGAGCTCGTCATCGACCACTCGGTCATCGCCGAGAGCTTCGGCGGATTCGGGTCGTTCAAGATCAACGCCGACATCGAATTCGAGCGCAACAAGGAGCGCTACCAGCTGCTGCGCTGGGCGCAGCACGCCTTCGACAATTTCGCCGTCGTGCCGCCCGACACCGGCATCTGCCACCAGGTGAACCTCGAATACCTCGGTCGGGTCGTCTTCGGCGCCGACGGCGATGGTTCCGGGCAGGGGCTGCCGGTCGCCTACCCCGACACCCTGGTGGGCACCGACTCGCACACTCCGATGATCAACGGACTCGGCGTGCTCGGCTGGGGCGTGGGCGGCATCGAGGCCGAGGCGGCCATGCTGGGCCAGCCCATCTCGCTGCTGCTGCCCAAAGTCGTGGGCCTCAAGCTCGAAGGCTCACTGCGCGAAGGCGTCACCGCCACCGACATGGTGCTCACGGTCGCCGAGCTGCTGCGGCACACCGGCGTGGTGGGCAAGTTCGTCGAGGTGTTCGGTCCGGGCGTTGCCAACGTTCCGCTGGCCAACCGCGCCACGATCGGCAACATGAGCCCCGAATACGGCTCGACGTGCACGATCTTCCCGATCGATCAAGAGACCATCGACTACCTCACCTTCACCGGGCGCAGCCCCGAACGGGTCGCGCTGGTCGAGGCCTATGCCAAGGCGCAGGGCATGTGGCACGACCCCGACCACGAGCCCGAGTACTCGCAGGTCGTCGAGCTCGACCTGTCGTCGATCGAGCCCTCGATCGCCGGCCCCAAGCGTCCGCAGGATCGCATTCCGCTCAGCCTCGCCTCGCGCACCGTCGCGCGCCTGCTCGAAGACCCCACCGCCAACGTGAAGGTGCTCACGGCGCTCGACGATGCGGTCGATGACACCTTCCCGGCATCCGACCCCTTCTATGGGGACCGCGACCTGACGGACGTGAAGGCGCCGCGCGGGGGATACACCGGCTCGGAGGAGCCGCAGTGGCCCTCCAACCCGCAGGAGCTGACCGTCGGGGGCAACCAGACCAAGATCGACAACGGCGACGTCGTGATCGCCGCGATCACCTCGTGCACGAACACCTCGAACCCGTCGGTGATGATCGGCGCTGCGCTCCTGGCGCGCAACGCCGTGCAGAAGGGCCTGAAGTCCAAGCCGTGGGTCAAGACGTCGCTGGCCCCGGGCTCGCGCGTGGTGACCGACTACTTCGACCGGGCAGAGCTGACGCCCTACCTCGACCAGCTCGGCTTCAACCTGGTCGGCTACGGCTGCACGACCTGCATCGGCAACTCGGGCCCGCTGCCCGACGAGGTGGCCGCC encodes the following:
- a CDS encoding aconitate hydratase — its product is MSMVNSFGSKDTLTVGDKQYEFYRLDSIPNSARLPYSLKILLENLLRNEDGHAVTADQIRALAGWNAKDVGHSEVQFSPARVLLQDFTGVPGVVDLVAMRDAMSDLGGDPQQVNPLIPVELVIDHSVIAESFGGFGSFKINADIEFERNKERYQLLRWAQHAFDNFAVVPPDTGICHQVNLEYLGRVVFGADGDGSGQGLPVAYPDTLVGTDSHTPMINGLGVLGWGVGGIEAEAAMLGQPISLLLPKVVGLKLEGSLREGVTATDMVLTVAELLRHTGVVGKFVEVFGPGVANVPLANRATIGNMSPEYGSTCTIFPIDQETIDYLTFTGRSPERVALVEAYAKAQGMWHDPDHEPEYSQVVELDLSSIEPSIAGPKRPQDRIPLSLASRTVARLLEDPTANVKVLTALDDAVDDTFPASDPFYGDRDLTDVKAPRGGYTGSEEPQWPSNPQELTVGGNQTKIDNGDVVIAAITSCTNTSNPSVMIGAALLARNAVQKGLKSKPWVKTSLAPGSRVVTDYFDRAELTPYLDQLGFNLVGYGCTTCIGNSGPLPDEVAAAVDAGDLTVAAVLSGNRNFEGRIHPQTRMNFLASPPLVVAYALAGSMHVDLNHDPLGTDTEGEPVYLRDIWPTSSEIKKVVDSCIEARMYTEGYSDVYAGDDNWNSLPIPEGEKFDWQDDSTYVRQPPYFVGMGPEPDALADISDARVLAKLGDSVTTDHISPAGSITFSSPAGKYLTEHGVEHHDFNSYGSRRGNHEVMIRGTFANIRLRNELVPGTEGGFTRVLPGGTETVTIYDAAQEYAASGTPLIVIAGKEYGSGSSRDWAAKGTVLLGAKAVLAESYERIHRSNLIGMGVLPLQFAEGDTAATLGLDGTETYTITGLSGQDDVPEQVTVRVQPDEGEAREFTAVVRIDTPTERDYYRHGGILQYVLRQRLHA
- a CDS encoding Lrp/AsnC family transcriptional regulator → MSDVISPADARLDAADTRILAELSRDARATLTHVADRVGLSVSSVQARLRRLEARGVVTGYRPVLDAEAVGRPLSAFIEITPLDPAQPDNAPELLEHLDEIEACHSIAGDAAYMLFVRVASPRELERLIRDIRLAANVRTRTTIVLQTFYEQRPIVSVG
- a CDS encoding DUF6421 family protein; its protein translation is MSMSQVHAERTQKTVVGEPEVLEDARGVEDSAAWLALKDAATALQAIQIKDGSVPDEKARAAELVSTITASIAELAPRFPHDEAYLAASIADFRRWADDGFGEPDFLDSLVAFHPEQHRVDGLRHLVVFPMYTQNGSSNRHVEALIVEVIWPEFVAALEAGDYGNKLFVSLRLIDFTPGYDTNSAVLFPETVAMREIPSFTWGAIFQDREAARYRRVVRAAAEITKLDLPADAVEMLDDQKLAEETFVMWDMIHDRTHMRGDLPFDPFMIKQRMPFFLYSLEEMRCDMTAFRESVAIQKRLESSPAELSDVEKQILAHAKLVQYAVIFDRIFRFAITGSRVRNYDGLGGQLLFAWLHQHKVLHWTDTALAFDWADVPAAVVALGDAIDELYWRSIDRPKTAHWLAAYELVSSVLTPNPASVWARGLSDEVLAGPTRGYTDQVLDDEFPLSMFYEALEKKMRAVIESTSGIRATDA
- a CDS encoding SDR family NAD(P)-dependent oxidoreductase, producing the protein MTDLTGRTVLIAGATSASGHVAAQTLLDVGANVVAVGHDPGKLEQLAETLRAGTAAGADDPWMVEACDLADEDSVHSLAERLHTADIHVDGLLHLVGGWRGGGGLAGQTDDDYRFLEQSLTALRHVTRVFDDDLNASDAARLAFVSSVSVTNPLAGGANYAAVKAAGEAWMRAAGHGFAKNARDGERPLAAASVIFRVKSLSGLEQTLADRFVALWDADPADVNRTVIDLTA